Within Acidiferrobacterales bacterium, the genomic segment CTGCTGAGTACCGCAGCAGCCGTTGCCGGAGCCTCTTTCACCTTCATCACACTGGCAACCGGATCGATCTGGGGCAAGCCGATGTGGGGTGCCTGGTGGGCATGGGACGCTCGCCTGACATCCGAACTCATCCTGTTATTCCTGTATCTTGGATTCATCGCACTGCAGTCGGCGATTCAGGACCGGACCAAGGCACAGCAGGCAGGGGCAATCCTGCTGCTCGCTGGCGTGGTGAACATTCCAATCATCCACTACTCGGTATTGTGGTGGCATACGCTGCATCAGACCGCATCGATCACCAAGTTCGGCGCGCCGTCAATTCATTCAAGCATGCTGGCACCGTTGCTGCTGATGTGGGTGGGATTCACCTTTTTCTTCTTCTACCTGCTGTTGCTTCAGGCCAAGGCGTTAATTCTGGAATATGAGCGTT encodes:
- a CDS encoding heme ABC transporter permease — translated: MFLWFHRLGSAKYFFSLAGVLTPWLGILAAICIISALYLGLFVAPPDYQQGDGYRIMFVHVPSAWMSMFIYVFMAFNAAIGLIWRIKIAHLLSTAAAVAGASFTFITLATGSIWGKPMWGAWWAWDARLTSELILLFLYLGFIALQSAIQDRTKAQQAGAILLLAGVVNIPIIHYSVLWWHTLHQTASITKFGAPSIHSSMLAPLLLMWVGFTFFFFYLLLLQAKALILEYERSSRWVQEVGSVR